In Achromobacter pestifer, the DNA window CATCGATTGCAGGCGCAGTTCGCCGGCGGCGATGCGCGGCAGGTACTCGCGCTTCTGGGCTTTGGAGCCGTGGCGCAGCAGGGTGCCCATGTTGTACATCTGGCCGTGGCAGGCGCCCGAGTTGCCGCCGCTGCGGTTGATTTCTTCCATGATGACCGACGCTTCGGTCAGGCCCAGGCCGGAGCCGCCGTATTCCTGCGGGATCAGGGCGGCCAGCCAGCCTGCCTCGGTCAGCGCGCGGACGAAGGCTTCGGGGTAGCCGCGTTCTTCATCGACCTTGCGGAAATATTCGGAGGGGAACTGGGCGCAGAGGTCGCGCACGGCTTCGCGGATGTCCTGATAAGCGTGGGAGGCGTTGGGCATGATGCGGTTTTCTGTATGGGTAATGGTTCGGTGCAGCGTTGAATGTGCCGCAAGCCGCCGCCCCTGCCAATTCACAATTGCTTAATACGGGGTTCGGTTTCATGACGGGAGTTTGTCATCCTGGCGCCGGGGTTGTGTCAAGAAATTGCCAAACTGGGTGTCCATAATCCATGCGAACGCCGCCGCTGGCGGCAGGTTTTGTATGGACTGATATGCGGAAAAACATCAGGGTCACGACGGCGTTGTCGGCCATTCTTGCGTTGTTCGTGGTGCTGTTCGCGCTGGCGGCGGCGGGGGCAATCACGGTGCTGCGGGAAAACCGCGCGGACATCGAAGCGCTGGGCCGGGGCAGCATCGAACGGGCCGGCGACCTGGCGGATATGACCAGCCGGCTGTTCCAGGCGCGCGCCGCGCTGACCGATGCCAAGACGGCGATGGAAGGTGGCCTGGAAGAGGCGCGCAACGAGTCGCTGGCGCAGGCCGAGGCGCTGTTCAAGCAGGCCGCGGCCAGCCTGGGGCGCCTGCGCGCCAATCCCGACGCCAGCGCCCAGGGCGCGCCCTTGTTCGACGGAGTGCTGGCAGCGTACGCCGCCTTCGCGGACCAGACGTTGGCGCCCATGCACGCGGCGATCAAGGGTTGGAACGGCATCGAGGTGAACCGCCTGGTGGACAAGGTGCTGGCGTCCAGCGGCGCGGCCTACGTCAAGCAGGCCGACGCCTACCAGACCTACGCCCGCGATCAGGGCCAGGCGGCGGTGGCCAGCGCCAGCTTCACGCTGGAACGGGTGATCGCGGTGGCGGCCGGCGTGCTGGCGCTGGTGCTGATTTTGGCCGTATTGATCCGGCTGGCGTTCCGCCGCGGCATCCTGCGGCCGCTGAATGAAGCGGGGGCGCATTTCGACCGCATCGCCGATGGGGACCTGACGGGCGCGATCGCCATGCGCGGCGACAACGAGATCGGCGTTCTGTACAGCGCCATGCGGCGCATGCAGACAGGCCTGTCGGCGGCCGTGGCCTCGGTGCGCCAGGGCGTCGAGGAAATCCATGCCGGCTCGGGCGAGATCGCCGCGGGCGGCGCGGACATGTCGGACCGCACCGCGCGCCAGGCCGGCTCGCTGCAGGAAGCCTCGGCCAACATGATGCAGCTGGCGCACACGGTGCAGCTGACCGCGGGCAACGCCGACCTGGCCAGCCGCCAGGCGCTGGGGGCGACCCAGCTGGCGCAGCGCGGCGGCGCGGCGGTCGACGAGGTGGTGCAAAGCATGCAGGGCATCGCCGAGAGCGCCCGCCGCATCGGCGAGATCGTTGGCGTGGTCGACAGCATCGCCTTCCAGACCAACATCCTGGCGCTCAACGCCGCCGTGGAAGCGGCGCGCGCGGGGGAGCAGGGCAAGGGCTTTGCCGTGGTGGCGGGCGAGGTGCGCTCGCTGGCCCAGCGCAGCGCGCAGGCTGCCCGGGAGATCAAGGGCCTGATCGAGGATTCCGCCGCCCGCGTCGAAGCGGGCGTGCGCCAGGTCAGCCTGGCCGGCGACACCATGCGCGACATGGTGCAGTCGGTGGACCGGGTGACGCAGATCGTGGCCGAGATTTCCAGCGCCACCGCCGAACAGGCCGCCGGCATCGCGTCGGTGAACCACGCGGTGGCGGACATCGAGCGCTCGACGCAGGAGAACGCCGCCATGGTGGAGCAGACCGCTGCCGCGGCGGCCGCGTTGGAGGCCCAGGCACAGGGCTTGCGCCGCGCGGTGGCGGTGTTCCAGATTGCTGCCCGGCCGGCGCATGGCGCGGCCGGGCAGGGTTCAGCTGTCGAGCTGCGGCAGGACGCCGCCGGTATAGCGCTCGGCCACCAGCGACAGGTTCCCGTGCTTGACCTTGTGCTTGACGTGAGCGGCGGCCGAGGCGATGTCCTCCGGGCGGATGCGCTCGCATAGCGACGGCGTGACGGTGAGGGCGCCGACCCCCAGCGTCACGAAGGGAAAGAAGCGGGGCACGCCGTAGCGGTCCTCGGCTTCGATCCCGCCGTTGCGGCGGCCCTCGTCGTCGTACAGGTCCATGGCGCGGCCGTTGAATTCCGCGATGATGCGGCGGGTGCGCTCCATCCAGTCGGGGCTGCGCAGCAGCACCACGAAGTCGTCGCCGCCCACATGGCCGACGAAGTCGCGCTGCGGATCGCAATGGCGCTTGATGACTTCGGCGGTCAGCATGATCATGTCATCGCCGCGCCAGTAGCCGTAGACGTCGTTGAAAGGCTTGAAGTTGTTCAGGTCGCCATAGCAGATGGTGAAGTCGTCGGCGTCTTCCAGCAGCGTGGCGATGTGCCGGCTGATGGGGATGTTGCCGGGCAGCGAGGTCAGCGGATTGGCGTAGCGCGCCGCCTCGATGCGCATTTCGGTGACCGAGCGCACCAGCGTTTCACCGGTGGCCAGCCCGTCGTAGCGGCCTTCGCGCGTGATGATCAGCCCGTCCATCAGATAGCGCTGGTCTTCGGAGATCAGCACGTGGCTCAATTGGTCGATGGACACGTTCAGGTCCACCAGCACCGGCTCGGCATTCATGAAGGTGGAGCAGGCGTCGCGTCCGAACAGCTCGCGCGTGTAGCGCTGGGCGTAATGTTCCGAGAAGTCGCGGCGGTTGATGATGCCGACCGGGCGGTTGTCGTCGTCGACCACCGCCACCGCGTGCATGTCCTTGTGTTCGATGAACAGCCGGTGCACGTCGTCATTGGTGTGTCCGCTCAGCTGCGCCGCCGGCGCTTCGACGCGCAGGCTGGCCGCGGTGCCGCCCAGGCCGCGCTGGGGCGGGACGGCGGCGGCGCGCTGCCGCAGCGAATCGCGCAGCGGCGGCGCCAGCTCGGTCAGCAGTATTTCTTCCGGCCGGCCCAGCAGCCAGCCTTGCGCGTAGCGGATGTCCAGCTCGCGCACCACGGCCAGGTCCTCGGCGGTTTCTATGCCTTCGGCGACGATGGTGGTGCCCAGGTGGTGCGCCACCTTCAGGATGGCGCGCACCATGTTCTGCTTGCGCTCGTCCTGGCCGATGCCGGCGAAGAAATAGCGGTCGATCTTGACCAGGTCCGGCTGCATTTCGGCCCAGAGCTGCAGATTGGAGTTGCCCACGCCGTAGTCGTCGAGCGCGACGCGCATGCCATGCGCGCGCAGGCAGGCGAACGCGCTGGAAAGTTCGGCCATGTGCTCGGACAGCGGATCCTGCTCGGTGAGTTCGACGATGATGCTGGATGGCGCGAGCGAGCAATTCTTGAGCAGGCGCTGGGGCATTTCCTCGCCCCACAGGGTCCAGTAGTGCAGCAGCGCCGAACCGGAGAGGTTCAGAAACAGCATGCCGGCCGCGTCGTGCTGGTGAAAGCCCTGGGCGCCGGCGCGGAAACTGGCCAGCTCCAGCTGCGGATGCAGACCTTGGCGGCGGGCCTCGGCGAACAGCGCGTCGGGAAAGTGCAGGGCCGTGTCGGCGGGGCCGCGGATCAGGCTTTCATGGCCGTAGATGCGGCTGTGCGAAAGGTCGACCACCGGCTGGAAGCGCGGGCGCAGCAGGCGTTCGCGCAGGATGCCGGCCAGGCTTACGTGCGCTGACGCGCAGTCCAGGGGTGATGAGGGCGCGCGGGCCGCTACCGGCCGGGGCAAAGCGTGAATGGGGTTCATCGCCGGTGCGTTCAGATACTATCAGTGACAAGTTTGATCATATTGACAACAAAATATGTCCGCGTTGTTTCGCTGAAGACAGGCGCGCCATCTTCAATTAGGGGCCGCAACACTGTCAACCCCCGATCGGAGGCATATCCTTTCAAGGCGCGGGGGCATCGCGCCCCGGCGGCGGCGCATCCGGCCCGCGCCCTATACAATTTGCCCCATGACTGCTCCCAAGATTCCTGATTCCCTGCGCCGCGTCGTGCTGGCCTCCAACAATGCCGGCAAGCTGCGCGAGTTCTCTGCCTTGTTCGCGCCCCTGGGCATGGAACTGGTGCCCCAAGGCGAACTGGGGGTGCCCGAAGCCGAAGAGCCGCACGTCACCTTCGTCGAGAACGCGCTGGCCAAGGCCCGCCACGCCAGCCGCCTGACCGGTTTGCCGGCTTTGGCCGACGACTCCGGCCTGTGCGTGGCGGCGCTGGACGGCGCGCCCGGCGTGTATTCGGCGCGCTACGCCAAGATGCTCGGCGGCGAAAAATCCGACCAGGCCAATAATGAACTGCTGGTGCGCAATCTGGCCGGCGCGGCCGACCGCAGCGCCTGGTACGTGGCGGTGCTGGCGCTGGTGCGGTCCGAGAACGATCCGCGGCCCCTCATCGGCGAAGGCCTGTGGCATGGCGAGATCATCGACCAGCCCGAGGGCGCCAACGGCTTTGGCTACGATCCGCATTTCTACCTGCCCGACCAGGCGCTGACCGCCGCGGCCCTGGAGCCCGAGGAAAAGAACCGGCTGAGCCATCGCGCCCGCGCGCTGCGCGAACTGTTGAGCAAGCTGAGCCAGGCTTGACGAGGGCGCCGCGCGGCGCCAGGTTCAGGAATTACGCATGTCCATCATCATTCCCATCCGCAACGACATGGGCGCGCAGCCGTCGCGCCTGAAGCTGCCGGCCGGCGCCAAGCTGACCAGCCTGCCGCCGCTGTCCGTCTATGTGCACGTGCCCTGGTGCGTGCGCAAATGTCCCTATTGCGATTTCAATTCACACGCGGCGCCGGGCGAGATCCCGGAGCGCGCCTATCTCGATGCCCTGCGCAGCGACCTGGAGCAGGCCTTGCCTTCGATCTGGGGGCGGCAGGTGGTCTCGGTCTTTATCGGCGGAGGGACGCCGAGCCTGCTGTCGTCCGAAGGCCTGGACGAGCTGCTGGCGATGCTGCGCGCCTGTCTGAACCTGTGGCCCGACGCCGAAATCACCATGGAAGCCAACCCCGGCACGGCCGAGGCCGGGCGTTTTCGCGACTATGCGGCCAGCGGCGTGACGCGGTTCTCGCTGGGGATCCAGAGTTTCGACGATGCGCAGTTGAAGAAGCTGGGCCGCATCCACGACAGCGCGCAGGCGAGGGCGGCGATCGAGATGGCGCAACGGGCCGTCTCGCGCGTCAACCTGGACATGATGTTCGCCTTGCCCGGCCAGACTTTGGAGGCCTGTGTGGCCGATCTGCGGCAGGCCGTCGCTTTCGGCACCGAGCACCTGTCGCTCTATCATCTGACGATGGAGCCCAATACCGTCTTCGCCAAGTTCCCGCCCGAGGATCTGCCCGACGACGACACCAGCGCCGCCATGCAGGACGCGGTGGAAGCCGAGCTGGCGGGCGCTGGCCTGGCGCGCTACGAGGTCTCGGCCTATGCCAAGCCGGGCGCGCGCTGCCGCCACAACCTGAATTACTGGGAGTTCGGCGACTACCTGGGGCTGGGCCCGGGCGCGCACGGCAAGCTGTCCTTCCATGACCGCATCGTGCGCGAAGCGCGGCTGCGCGGCCCCGACTCCTGGATGCAGGCCGCCATGGCCCGCGACGGCAGCCACATCGCCGAAAGCCGCCAGGTCGGCCCGGACGAACTGCCGTTCGAATTCATGTTGAACGCCCTGCGGCTGAAGGATGGCGTCGCCGCCACCGCCTTCAACGAGCGCACCGGCCTGTCGCTGGCCGCCATTGCGCACCAATTGGAGGCAGCCTCCAAGCGGGGGCTGTTGGACGCCGATCCCACCCGGCTGCGGGCGACGCCCCTGGGCTGGAGTTTCCTCAACGACCTGCAGGAAATGTTCCTGTAGCGTTCATGCACCATAGTGGGGCTATCATGCCCCACTGTTTGCACCATTCTGGTGCTACATTTTCCCGTGACCCAGCTGCCTTCCCCGGGGAATCCCGGGGGTAAAACCTGGCACGCTTATTGCTTCCCTCTTTTATGCCAGTCGACGGGCAAAGCCCTCGACCTTTTTATCTAATGGAGATGACATGGCAAGCCCGAAAGATGTCCTGAAACAGATCGCCGACAACGAAGTGAAATTCGTGGATTTCCGCTTTACCGATACGATTGGCCGTGAGCACCACATTACCGTGCCTCTCAGCCACATCGACGAAGACAAGCTGGAAAGCGGGCAGGCCTTCGACGGTTCGTCGATCCCGGGCTGGAAGGGCATTGAAGCCTCCGACATGCTGCTCATCCCCGACCTGTCCACGGCCAACCTGGATCCGTTCCGCGAAGAGCCGACCATGATCCTGTCGTGCGACGTGGTCGAACCGTCCGACCTGAAGGGCTATGACCGCGACCCGCGCTCGCTGGCCAAGCGCGCCGAAGCCTACCTGAAGTCCTCCGGCCTGGGCGACACCG includes these proteins:
- a CDS encoding EAL domain-containing protein — translated: MNPIHALPRPVAARAPSSPLDCASAHVSLAGILRERLLRPRFQPVVDLSHSRIYGHESLIRGPADTALHFPDALFAEARRQGLHPQLELASFRAGAQGFHQHDAAGMLFLNLSGSALLHYWTLWGEEMPQRLLKNCSLAPSSIIVELTEQDPLSEHMAELSSAFACLRAHGMRVALDDYGVGNSNLQLWAEMQPDLVKIDRYFFAGIGQDERKQNMVRAILKVAHHLGTTIVAEGIETAEDLAVVRELDIRYAQGWLLGRPEEILLTELAPPLRDSLRQRAAAVPPQRGLGGTAASLRVEAPAAQLSGHTNDDVHRLFIEHKDMHAVAVVDDDNRPVGIINRRDFSEHYAQRYTRELFGRDACSTFMNAEPVLVDLNVSIDQLSHVLISEDQRYLMDGLIITREGRYDGLATGETLVRSVTEMRIEAARYANPLTSLPGNIPISRHIATLLEDADDFTICYGDLNNFKPFNDVYGYWRGDDMIMLTAEVIKRHCDPQRDFVGHVGGDDFVVLLRSPDWMERTRRIIAEFNGRAMDLYDDEGRRNGGIEAEDRYGVPRFFPFVTLGVGALTVTPSLCERIRPEDIASAAAHVKHKVKHGNLSLVAERYTGGVLPQLDS
- the rdgB gene encoding RdgB/HAM1 family non-canonical purine NTP pyrophosphatase; this translates as MTAPKIPDSLRRVVLASNNAGKLREFSALFAPLGMELVPQGELGVPEAEEPHVTFVENALAKARHASRLTGLPALADDSGLCVAALDGAPGVYSARYAKMLGGEKSDQANNELLVRNLAGAADRSAWYVAVLALVRSENDPRPLIGEGLWHGEIIDQPEGANGFGYDPHFYLPDQALTAAALEPEEKNRLSHRARALRELLSKLSQA
- the hemW gene encoding radical SAM family heme chaperone HemW → MSIIIPIRNDMGAQPSRLKLPAGAKLTSLPPLSVYVHVPWCVRKCPYCDFNSHAAPGEIPERAYLDALRSDLEQALPSIWGRQVVSVFIGGGTPSLLSSEGLDELLAMLRACLNLWPDAEITMEANPGTAEAGRFRDYAASGVTRFSLGIQSFDDAQLKKLGRIHDSAQARAAIEMAQRAVSRVNLDMMFALPGQTLEACVADLRQAVAFGTEHLSLYHLTMEPNTVFAKFPPEDLPDDDTSAAMQDAVEAELAGAGLARYEVSAYAKPGARCRHNLNYWEFGDYLGLGPGAHGKLSFHDRIVREARLRGPDSWMQAAMARDGSHIAESRQVGPDELPFEFMLNALRLKDGVAATAFNERTGLSLAAIAHQLEAASKRGLLDADPTRLRATPLGWSFLNDLQEMFL